One Pyrus communis chromosome 4, drPyrComm1.1, whole genome shotgun sequence genomic region harbors:
- the LOC137732173 gene encoding pre-mRNA-splicing factor SLU7-like — MATASAAFKSREDHRKQMELEEARKAGLAPAEVDEDGKEINPHIPQYMSNAPWYLKANQRSLKHQRKCKSDPNYTKSWYDRGAKTFRADKYRKGACENCGAITHTTKLCTERPRKKGARWTDMHIAPDEKIESFELDYDGKRDRWNGFDAATYAHIIERYEARDEARRKYLKEQQIKKLEEKNIKQNGEGEVSEDDEDVDALKVDEAKVDESKQMDFAKVEKRVRTTGGGSTGTVRNLRIREDTAKYLLNLDVNSAYYDPKTRSMREDPLPDANPNDKFYGGDNKYRASGQALEFKQLNIHAWEAFEKGQDIHMQAAPSQAELLYKNFKVIKERLKSQMKDAIMEKYGNAATEEQLPKELLLGQSENQVEYDRAGRVVKGMETSLPKSKYEEDVYINNHTSVWGSWWKDHQWGYKCCKQTIRNSYCTGVAGVEAAEAAADLMNVNIARKVASEETPAPTEVKRVATWGTDIPDDLVLDQKKLDDDLKKEDERKTEEKDERKRKYNVKWDDEVTPEEMEAYRMKKIHHDDPMKDFLR, encoded by the exons ATGGCTACTGCATCAG CGGCTTTCAAATCAAGGGAGGATCATCGGAAGCAGATGGAATTGGAGGAAGCGCGTAAAGCTGGGCTAGCGCCAGCTGAAGTTGATGAGGATGGGAAAGAGATTAATCCTCATATTCCTCAATATATGTCAAATGCACCTTGGTATCTTAAGGCTAATCAACGA AGTTTGAAACATCAACGGAAATGCAAATCAGATCCAAATTATACAAAATCCTGGTACGACAGAGGTGCAAAGACTTTTCGGGCTGATAAATACCGGAAGGGAGCATGTGAAAA CTGTGGGGCGATCACGCATACCACAAAGTTGTGCACGGAGAGGCCTAGAAAAAAAGGAGCAAGATGGACAGACATGCACATTGCACCTGATGAAAAAATAGAGAGTTTTGAGCTGGATTATGATGGAAAACGGGATAGATGGAATGGTTTTGATGCAGCAACTTATGCTCATATCATTGAGAGATACGAGGCAAGGGACGAGGCTAGAAGGAAATACCTGAAGGAACAGCAGATAAAAAAGTTGGAGGAGAAAAATATTAAGCAGAATGGGGAAGGGGAGGTTAGTGAAGATGATGAGGATGTCGATGCTCTGAAGGTAGATGAGGCCAAGGTTGACGAAAGCAAACAGATGGATTTTGCAAAGGTTGAGAAGCGTGTTCGCACGACTGGTGGTGGAAGCACCGGAACTGTGAG AAATTTGCGCATTCGGGAGGACACAGCTAAATATCTTTTGAATCTTGATGTCAATTCTGCTTATTATGATCCCAAAACTCGGTCCATGCGTGAAGATCCTCTTCCTGATGCTAACCCGAATGATAAGTTTTATGGA GGAGATAACAAATATAGAGCGAGTGGGCAAGCTCTAGAGTTCAAGCAGCTCAATATTCATGCATGGGAGGCATTTGAAAAAGGGCAAGACATTCACATGCAAGCTGCTCCATCTCAAGCAGAATTACTGTATAAGAACTTTAAGGTCATTAAGGAGAGGTTGAAGTCACAAATGAAAGATGCCATTATGGAGAAGTATGGCAATGCTGCAACTGAAGAGCAACTTCCGAAGGAGCTTCTTTTGGGACAGTCTGAGAACCAAGTTGAATATGATCGTGCTGGCAGAGTTGTAAAAGGCATG GAGACATCCCTTCCAAAGAGTAAATATGAAGAGGATGTTTACATCAATAACCACACAAGTGTTTGGGGATCATGGTGGAAGGATCACCAATGGGGATACAAGTGTTGTAAGCAAACAATTCGGAACAGTTATTGCACTGGTGTAGCTGGAGTTGAGGCTGCCGAGGCAGCTGCAGACCTAATGAATGTGAACATTGCCCGCAAAGTAGCCTCTGAAG AGACGCCTGCTCCAACAGAAGTAAAAAGGGTTGCTACCTGGGGAACTGATATACCCGACGACTTGGTCCTTGACCAGAAAAAACTTGATGATGATCTTAAGAAG GAGGATGAGAGAAAGACGGAAGAAAAGGATGAAAGAAAGCGCAAATATAATGTTAAGTGGGACGATGAG GTTACTCCCGAGGAGATGGAGGCATATCGAATGAAAAAGATTCACCATGACGATCCCATGAAAGATTTCCTGCGCTAA